From the Thamnophis elegans isolate rThaEle1 chromosome 11, rThaEle1.pri, whole genome shotgun sequence genome, one window contains:
- the C11H10orf71 gene encoding cardiac-enriched FHL2-interacting protein, whose protein sequence is MQGNKKHAADGQSDASSIGSLLDDTDREVCSLTDRAFKSLCVAELQAPYTDVDAVVGPPNISHQFSSKFFHGPWDYALRRNTNFHKQLSKKDHATFLLSKVSTNSKTHEDKKYYLVNPSIRRKLDLPPLSDLHNCTHISKVSSLIKTFDKVDNQVSLLLTRQPVNHSLAEGPLICGDDVAFWSGRRVVNIPKGIPELPDPNQGNPSDKRKGFSEIDLVYRSPPASHPSQANVSNTPKFSISNKTVKSRSEKAKEAARKSSFLHSENSAFESWKAHHKKITGMGEAMPAEGSLGCFEEAPFFTRPRVSEPKPIGAFMLEGNFSGGSSPQSLSKASLSSVPPADGYFPSPANATCTVAPQLSAQGLAPVYEGPSPTSPTSTTLFPPRMSLSIPVSKAPLPPSPFPQLSPPPEAAFHPTDTQGMLMPHMTGLAEKPTKPEFALRAGNGGPPPWRKQKATLGRMKAAEALDLKDSPYGKPPEVGPLVGRAAPESRVTLPDPPFGISALLTPVPPLEPQNEGPPGNRLLVVTPFMLEAGAAKETEEKAFYSQNDYKSKAPRLLFNLKDIRKRVKSTYSPSPLLRALEDKGKREGHLKAAAMATDVLGDDSEKTLGGTDKVNIFDQMDYIQEKDSFTSLNENFISDDVLLSLSKSRAGVLKYQNKNHLQQSDSVHTEEAEMISVQEQSEAQPAPSPKPHLAGVAAARPEVVQEHKYKKVTLGQDADGASGNLFYPAEGKAGNQGPQACSSAGNDPQGRRSPHDSSEQSFVTTADQPLPETACSLMQLFQKACLQESQRRRNDADGREEKSDREGEKKAKKEDLHGHLLSNCDSAMDEAHKEKKGKEEVLQEAALEEKEEDGWKNTDREAESRPGEPLTPTLSSVLKPTLFMIKDNTFKSPPVTKAIKLPLLRSLSCEEAPPAPQENPRDAQEDGWGSPQGNGGSQGADKSSPATKGSFSEGLDPFPSVGADSEETGCVSVSPEKELKGPEKLATSKEKIRIRKGRSSSAIQPHLGFEREERPPVRERVHCVKNRALTRPRGGPCIKKIISQAGKSPIAAENLACSPVSSDAFGYASSPLSNSAGSSLQSPRSASVGPLSDTTANISQSEKAADHPPHRATGSPDQPSATPTLDPERRGQLPGDADGPLGTDERLQLVSQMGRTTAKPPTVPPKTEKALRRAKKLASRRKKMEAQQKKLQDETLAQNEDASSLTPVQPMRPLVCPDSPLTAPKCDPIKHQPLLSVSPTPSLPATQRKLLQDPDSGEFFIVDLPLRLKTFYDPESGSYIQVPAPSCKRNVSQTPSPEMSFPPCAWGPSTLPPRVASVPALPSSAQLSEMFTKASGSVSDEQPGGASSPGPLDGSPCPDPPLLDIGGQNVDGSPSNFEKDMSPSAATENVSMGSAEEFVAEGVL, encoded by the coding sequence ATGCAGGGGAATAAGAAACACGCTGCAGACGGGCAGAGTGACGCCTCGAGCATCGGGAGCCTGCTGGACGACACCGACAGAGAGGTGTGCAGCCTCACCGACCGAGCGTTCAAAAGCCTGTGCGTGGCTGAGCTTCAAGCACCTTACACAGATGTAGATGCTGTTGTGGGGCCACCCAACATCTCCCATCAGTTCTCTAGCAAATTCTTTCACGGCCCCTGGGATTATGCCCTCAGGAGAAACACCAACTTCCACAAGCAACTCTCGAAAAAGGATCACGCAACATTCCTACTTTCCAAGGTTTCTACCAACTCCAAAACTCACGAAGATAAGAAGTATTATCTAGTCAACCCAAGCATAAGAAGGAAACTGGATCTGCCGCCACTGTCTGATCTGCACAACTGTACCCATATCTCAAAAGTGTCTTCTTTGATCAAGACCTTCGATAAGGTTGACAATCAGGTCTCCCTTCTGCTAACCAGGCAGCCAGTCAACCATAGTTTGGCAGAAGGTCCATTGATATGTGGGGACGATGTGGCTTTCTGGAGTGGCAGAAGAGTTGTAAACATCCCAAAGGGGATCCCTGAACTTCCCGACCCAAACCAAGGAAATCCAAGCGACAAGCGCAAAGGATTTAGCGAAATAGATCTGGTCTATCGAAGCCCGCCTGCCTCCCATCCTTCCCAAGCAAACGTTTCGAATACACCCAAGTTCAGCATCTCTAACAAGACGGTGAAATCCAGAAGTGAAAAGGCGAAAGAAGCAGCCAGAAAAAGCAGCTTTCTCCACAGTGAAAACAGCGCTTTTGAGTCATGGAAGGCACACCACAAAAAAATAACTGGAATGGGAGAGGCGATGCCCGCAGAGGGCAGCCTCGGTTGCTTTGAGGAAGCGCCTTTCTTCACGAGGCCTCGCGTTTCTGAGCCGAAGCCAATAGGTGCCTTCATGCTAGAAGGAAACTTCTCTGGCGGCTCTTCGCCACAGTCTCTCTCCAAAGCCTCCCTTTCTTCGGTGCCTCCGGCAGACGGGTATTTCCCTTCTCCGGCCAATGCAACATGCACCGTTGCCCCACAGCTCTCAGCCCAGGGACTTGCACCTGTGTACGAGGGTCCTTCTCCAACCTCCCCAACGTCTACCACGCTTTTCCCACCAAGAATGTCCCTCTCCATCCCAGTGTCCAAGGCGCCACTCCCCCCATCGCCTTTCCCTCAACTCTCTCCCCCTCCAGAAGCCGCATTCCACCCCACTGATACGCAGGGAATGCTGATGCCCCACATGACTGGACTAGCAGAGAAACCCACCAAGCCAGAATTTGCACTTAGGGCAGGAAATGGCGGCCCTCCACCCTGGAGGAAACAAAAAGCTACTCTTGGTAGAATGAAAGCGGCAGAAGCGTTAGACCTGAAAGATTCCCCGTACGGAAAGCCCCCTGAGGTCGGCCCTTTGGTCGGAAGAGCTGCGCCCGAGTCACGGGTGACCTTGCCCGATCCTCCCTTCGGCATCTCGGCCCTCCTGACTCCGGTCCCACCCCTCGAGCCTCAGAATGAAGGACCACCAGGAAACCGGCTTCTAGTGGTGACTCCATTCATGTTGGAAGCCGGAGCAGCCAAGGAGACCGAGGAGAAGGCCTTCTATTCTCAGAACGATTACAAGTCTAAAGCGCCACGTTTGCTATTTAACTTGAAGGACATCCGAAAACGCGTGAAAAGCACCTACAGCCCCTCTCCTCTCCTGAGAGCCCTGGAGGACAAGGGCAAGAGGGAGGGCCACCTGAAAGCAGCTGCTATGGCAACCGACGTATTGGGTGACGACAGTGAAAAAACGCTTGGTGGCACTGATAAAGTTAATATATTTGACCAGATGGACTACATCCAGGAAAAGGACAGTTTCACCAGTCTAAATGAGAATTTTATCAGCGATGATGTACTCTTGAGCTTATCTAAGTCAAGGGCAGGTGTTTTAAAGTACCAAAATAAGAATCATTTGCAGCAAAGCGATTCCGTGCACACGGAGGAGGCTGAGATGATTTCTGTGCAGGAACAGAGTGAAGCTCAACCTGCTCCTTCACCCAAACCTCACCTGGCAGGTGTAGCAGCCGCACGGCCAGAGGTCGTGCAGGAACACAAATATAAAAAAGTCACTTTGGGTCAAGATGCCGATGGAGCTTCTGGAAATCTCTTTTATCCGGCTGAAGGAAAGGCAGGTAACCAGGGACCTCAGGCCTGCTCCTCAGCTGGGAACGACCCCCAGGGCAGAAGAAGCCCCCATGATTCTTCTGAGCAATCTTTTGTTACCACGGCAGACCAACCGCTTCCCGAGACAGCCTGTTCTCTCATGCAGCTTTTCCAGAAAGCCTGTCTCCAGGAGAGCCAGCGAAGGAGGAACGACGcggatggaagagaagagaagagcgacagagagggagagaagaaagccAAGAAAGAGGATTTGCACGGCCACCTTCTGAGCAACTGTGACTCTGCTATGGATGAAGCCcacaaggagaagaagggaaaggaggaggtccTGCAGGAGGCTGcattggaggagaaggaagaagacggCTGGAAGAACACAGACCGCGAAGCTGAGAGCAGGCCGGGAGAGCCCCTCACCCCAACCTTATCAAGCGTCCTGAAGCCCACTTTGTTCATGATTAAAGACAACACGTTTAAGTCTCCCCCTGTGACTAAAGCCATCAAGCTGCCTCTGCTCCGGTCTTTGTCCTGTGAAGAAGCCCCTCCGGCCCCCCAAGAGAATCCCAGGGATGCCCAGGAGGACGGGTGGGGGTCTCCCCAAGGGAACGGGGGCTCTCAAGGGGCTGACAAAAGTAGTCCAGCAACCAAGGGCAGCTTCAGCGAAGGGTTAGACCCTTTTCCTTCTGTGGGGGCAGATTCCGAAGAAACTGGTTGCGTATCAGTCTCACCAGAGAAGGAGTTAAAAGGCCCTGAGAAATTAGCTACTTCCAAAGAGAAGATCAGGATTAGAAAAGGGAGGTCCAGTTCTGCCATTCAGCCACATCTAGGCTTCGAAAGGGAGGAGAGGCCCCCTGTAAGAGAAAGGGTACATTGTGTGAAGAACCGTGCCTTAACTAGACCAAGAGGGGGtccttgcattaaaaaaataataagccaAGCGGGAAAGTCCCCCATAGCAGCAGAAAATCTTGCTTGTTCTCCCGTTTCCAGTGACGCCTTCGGTTACGCATCGTCTCCATTGagtaattcagcaggttcttcCCTACAGAGTCCCAGGTCAGCTTCCGTGGGTCCATTGTCAGATACGACTGCAAACATATCACAGAGTGAGAAAGCAGCAGATCACCCACCACACAGAGCGACAGGAAGCCCAGATCAGCCTTCCGCGACACCCACGCTTGATCCAGAGCGAAGGGGTCAGCTCCCTGGAGATGCTGACGGCCCTTTGGGGACGGATGAAAGACTCCAGCTGGTGAGTCAAATGGGAAGGACAACAGCCAAACCCCCAACGGTGCCACCCAAGACAGAGAAGGCGTTACGGCGGGCAAAGAAGCTGGCAAGTAGGAGGAAAAAGATGGAAGCTCAACAGAAAAAGCTTCAGGATGAAACTCTGGCCCAGAATGAAGATGCTTCATCCCTGACACCCGTCCAACCTATGCGGCCTCTTGTCTGCCCCGATTCTCCCTTGACTGCCCCAAAATGCGATCCGATAAAGCACCAACCGCTGCTCTCCGTAAGTCCCACCCCCTCTTTGCCTGCCACTCAGCGGAAGCTGCTCCAGGACCCGGATTCAGGGGAGTTCTTCATTGTAGATTTACCGCTTCGGTTAAAGACATTCTATGACCCAGAAAGTGGTAGTTATATCCAAGTGCCAGCTCCTTCCTGCAAGAGGAACGTGTCTCAAACACCCTCTCCAGAAATGTCCTTTCCTCCTTGTGCCTGGGGTCCCAGCACTCTCCCACCCAGGGTAGCCTCTGTTCCGGCCCTCCCGTCCTCAGCTCAGCTTTCTGAAATGTTCACAAAGGCCTCGGGGTCGGTTTCAGACGAGCAGCCGGGGGGGGCCTCCTCTCCGGGGCCTTTAGATGGCTCTCCCTGCCCAGATCCACCTCTGCTTGATATCGGTGGCCAAAATGTCGATGGATCCCCCTCAAACTTTGAAAAGGATATGAGCCCCTCTGCTGCTACGGAGAACGTCTCCATGGGTTCGGCTGAAGAGTTTGTGGCCGAAGGCGTATTGTGA